A stretch of the Ptychodera flava strain L36383 chromosome 18, AS_Pfla_20210202, whole genome shotgun sequence genome encodes the following:
- the LOC139117133 gene encoding snRNA-activating protein complex subunit 5-like isoform X2 produces MSGNLLGELQELKEEEKVIANMEGRMLEQLNRLKVEELALRSMITMNAEGANQPAPTEEDTYTSEAQQLESNEIPIDLNAQFINPGTGGFGVQEEEEEEEEEEEEEDEDEGEDGEGYSSQLMELMQQMNRDNAQYES; encoded by the exons ATGAGTGGAAATTTACTTGGAGAATTGCAAGAACTCAAAGAGGAGGAAAAAGTGATCGCCAACATGGAGGGTAGGATGTTAGAACAGCTGAACAGACTCAAG GTGGAAGAGCTGGCTTTGAGGAGTATGATAACCATGAACGCTGAGGGCGCTAATCAGCCTGCACCAACTGAAGAAGACACTTACACCTCTGAG GCACAGCAACTGGAATCCAACGAGATACCCATTGATCTGAATGCTCAGTTCATCAACCCAGGCACAGGTGGTTTTGGGGTCCAGGAggaggaagaggaggaggaggaggaggaggaagaggaagaCGAAGATGAGGGAGAGGATGGGGAAGGATACAGCTCTCAGTTGATGGAACTGATGCAGCAGATGAACAGAGACAACGCACAGTATGAATCATAG
- the LOC139117134 gene encoding BTB/POZ domain-containing protein KCTD6-like: MSEVIHLNVGGVVYMTTRATLLNYPHSMLGSMFSDRFPAYQDEQGHYFIDRDGAVFKYVLNFLRSSRLSLPEDFKEWELLSTEADFYQIAELTDAISHAREERKNTKPPTKSKTVIELECKKESMRVMYFRIYGEENILNEIPSIKRLVQKPVGWYREGHCLHIHGDVEDRHMLLQDLCDAGFDLKFSNISLASISGIGVQGTTTATVEKWLLTREKNTQQTNGNLQR, from the coding sequence ATGTCTGAGGTTATACATCTAAATGTCGGTGGCGTGGTTTACATGACGACGAGAGCAACTCTTCTCAACTATCCACACTCCATGCTTGGTTCCATGTTCAGCGACCGGTTTCCGGCGTACCAAGATGAGCAGGGTCACTATTTCATTGACAGAGACGGAGCGGTATTCAAGTATGTGTTGAATTTCCTTCGGTCTTCGCGTCTCAGTCTACCGGAAGACTTCAAGGAATGGGAGCTGCTGTCGACCGAGGCGGACTTTTATCAGATCGCGGAACTCACCGACGCGATCAGTCATGCTCGTGAAGAGCGCAAAAACACCAAGCCTCCGACGAAGAGCAAAACGGTTATCGAACTTGAATGCAAGAAGGAATCGATGCGCGTGATGTACTTCAGGATCTACGGTGAAGAGAATATTCTGAATGAGATTCCGTCCATTAAGCGGTTGGTCCAGAAACCGGTGGGATGGTACAGGGAGGGCCACTGTCTGCACATCCACGGAGACGTCGAGGATCGGCACATGCTTTTACAGGATCTGTGCGATGCCGGATTTGACCTGAAATTCAGCAACATCTCATTGGCCAGTATCAGCGGCATCGGCGTCCAGGGAACCACCACAGCCACGGTTGAAAAGTGGCTGCTGACTAGAGAAAAGAACACTCAACAAACAAACGGGAATTTGCAACGCTGA